One segment of Pirellulales bacterium DNA contains the following:
- a CDS encoding aldehyde dehydrogenase family protein, with the protein MQMFVRGAWRDKPQQIEVRNPYDGRVIDTVPKADAADVDDALAGACEGAVEMRRLPGYDRGQILRRAVTGMERAADDLAQTISREEGKTLAEARFEVTRATETMLLSAEEARRIAGEGLPLDGAPGGAGKLGFTLRVPCGVVAAITPFNFPLNLVCHKVGPALAAGNSVVLKPASDTPLSALKLVEILLAAGLPPLGIACLTGSGAEVGDPLCADPRVRKISFTGSRDVGEHICRQAGLKRVTMELGSNSPLIVMDDADLYQVVEATVATGYSNAGQVCISTQRVIAQGGVYDDLLAQLKPRVEALHIGDPLDPATKMGPMIREQDAVRVGQWVDEALQGGARLIAGGQREGARFAATLVADVDPRMRVSCDELFGPAVAVLRADSLDAAIALANDSRYGLAAGVFTRDLGRALRFAREVDAGNLHINWGPQWRADLMPYGGLKDSGMGKEGPRYAIAEMTELKTVVVHGL; encoded by the coding sequence ATGCAGATGTTTGTCCGCGGCGCCTGGCGCGATAAGCCACAGCAGATCGAAGTTCGCAATCCCTACGACGGCCGCGTGATCGACACGGTTCCCAAGGCCGATGCGGCCGACGTGGACGACGCCCTGGCCGGCGCCTGCGAGGGCGCCGTCGAAATGCGCCGCCTGCCGGGCTACGACCGCGGGCAGATCCTGCGTCGGGCCGTCACGGGGATGGAGCGCGCTGCCGACGACCTGGCTCAGACGATCAGCCGCGAGGAAGGCAAGACGCTTGCCGAGGCGCGATTCGAGGTGACCCGCGCCACGGAAACGATGCTGTTGTCGGCAGAAGAGGCGCGGCGTATCGCGGGCGAAGGCCTGCCGCTCGACGGCGCGCCGGGCGGCGCCGGCAAGCTCGGCTTTACACTCCGCGTGCCCTGCGGAGTGGTCGCGGCGATCACGCCGTTCAACTTCCCGCTCAATCTCGTCTGCCACAAGGTTGGCCCCGCGCTGGCCGCAGGCAACTCGGTCGTACTCAAGCCGGCCTCGGACACGCCGCTTTCGGCGTTGAAGCTCGTCGAGATCCTGCTTGCCGCCGGGCTGCCGCCCCTGGGTATCGCCTGCCTGACGGGCTCGGGAGCCGAGGTCGGCGACCCGCTCTGTGCGGACCCGCGCGTGCGCAAAATCAGCTTCACCGGCAGCCGCGATGTAGGCGAGCACATCTGCCGACAGGCGGGCCTGAAACGCGTGACGATGGAATTGGGCAGCAACAGCCCATTGATCGTTATGGACGACGCCGACCTGTACCAGGTAGTCGAGGCGACCGTTGCGACGGGCTATAGCAATGCCGGCCAGGTGTGCATCTCGACCCAGCGCGTCATCGCACAGGGGGGCGTCTACGACGACTTGCTCGCACAGCTCAAGCCGCGCGTCGAGGCGCTGCACATCGGCGACCCGCTCGATCCGGCCACGAAGATGGGGCCCATGATTCGCGAGCAGGACGCCGTTCGCGTCGGCCAGTGGGTCGACGAGGCGCTCCAAGGCGGCGCGCGGCTGATCGCGGGGGGCCAGCGCGAAGGCGCCCGATTTGCCGCGACGCTCGTGGCCGACGTCGATCCGCGCATGCGCGTCAGTTGCGACGAGCTGTTCGGGCCCGCCGTCGCCGTGCTGCGCGCCGATTCGCTCGACGCGGCGATCGCGCTGGCCAACGACAGCCGCTATGGTCTCGCCGCGGGCGTTTTCACGCGCGATCTGGGGCGTGCCTTGCGGTTTGCCCGCGAAGTCGATGCGGGCAACTTGCACATCAATTGGGGTCCACAGTGGCGTGCCGATCTGATGCCCTATGGAGGGCTCAAGGACAGCGGCATGGGCAAGGAAGGCCCACGTTACGCCATCGCCGAAATGACCGAGCTCAAGACGGTCGTCGTGCACGGGTTGTAA
- a CDS encoding lysoplasmalogenase, with protein sequence MAIPSQLALEKSPGASSVPAGNMPRVVARALWVVWAVLLLGGFCYGLATVDDADARQHIPTVGRMGSSLVLVIAGIVGAWGAIGTPALRYAVLVALGMAAGFLGDLFNANLIHFAFRDNPTMGGIVSFAIGHIFYIAAGVYLARRAGFNDRFKWLVAVLGWQLIGLAGWFGVVFLAGNVGTLHWAALPYSLLLAGTAGMAKAIGWHSSKFAPLALGGALFLMSDLILAFELFRGSFPWGGDAVWLTYGPGQMLIVYSQWPALRKLVGG encoded by the coding sequence ATGGCAATCCCTTCACAATTGGCTCTTGAGAAGTCGCCGGGCGCGAGCAGTGTGCCGGCGGGCAACATGCCCCGCGTGGTGGCGCGAGCGCTGTGGGTGGTTTGGGCCGTGCTGCTGCTGGGCGGGTTCTGCTACGGACTCGCAACGGTGGATGATGCCGACGCCAGGCAGCACATTCCGACGGTGGGACGCATGGGCTCGTCGCTCGTGCTGGTGATCGCCGGCATCGTCGGCGCATGGGGGGCCATCGGCACGCCTGCGCTGCGCTATGCGGTGCTTGTGGCCCTGGGGATGGCCGCGGGCTTTCTGGGCGATTTATTCAACGCCAACCTGATCCATTTCGCTTTTCGCGACAATCCGACGATGGGCGGCATCGTCTCGTTTGCCATCGGTCACATCTTCTACATCGCCGCCGGCGTGTATCTGGCACGCCGCGCGGGATTCAACGACCGCTTCAAGTGGTTGGTCGCCGTCTTGGGCTGGCAATTGATCGGCCTGGCGGGGTGGTTCGGCGTCGTGTTTCTCGCCGGCAACGTCGGCACGCTCCACTGGGCCGCCCTGCCCTATTCGCTGCTCTTGGCCGGCACGGCCGGCATGGCCAAGGCGATCGGATGGCACTCGTCGAAGTTCGCGCCACTGGCCCTCGGCGGGGCCCTGTTTCTGATGAGCGATTTGATCCTGGCCTTCGAGCTGTTTCGCGGCAGTTTTCCCTGGGGTGGTGATGCCGTCTGGCTCACCTATGGCCCCGGGCAGATGCTGATCGTCTATTCGCAGTGGCCCGCGCTGCGCAAACTCGTCGGCGGTTGA
- a CDS encoding LysR family transcriptional regulator: protein MATPVSLYDLNYHHLLYFWTVAHEGTVAAACAKLHLAQPTVSMQIRSLERALGCKLFRRAGRTLALTEVGQMVYRHADEMFAHARELTQAFAGGTPDRAPRLVVGVPDVMPKLVTYRLLAPALQLPQPVQLECREAKFDQLLADLAVHRFDVLLSDAPIGLGVRVKAFEHILGDSAVAFCAARPLARRLRGKFPHSLHQAPLLLPTENTQLRRSIDAWLEARQLVPHILGQFEDSALLKEFGLAGVGAFPVPSVVVDDVRRQYRVEIVGQVPEIRSRFYAITTQRRVQHPAVLALLEAARNGFLGSTANRSHSASGER, encoded by the coding sequence ATGGCCACGCCGGTCTCGCTCTACGACCTGAACTACCACCACCTGCTCTATTTCTGGACGGTGGCACACGAAGGTACGGTCGCCGCGGCCTGCGCGAAGCTCCATCTCGCGCAGCCGACGGTCAGCATGCAAATTCGCAGCCTGGAACGGGCGCTCGGCTGCAAGCTGTTCCGCCGAGCAGGCCGGACGCTGGCGCTGACCGAAGTGGGCCAAATGGTCTATCGCCACGCCGACGAAATGTTCGCCCATGCCCGAGAGCTGACGCAGGCCTTCGCCGGTGGTACGCCCGATCGCGCTCCGCGGCTCGTGGTCGGCGTGCCCGACGTGATGCCCAAGCTGGTGACTTACCGGCTGCTGGCCCCCGCCTTGCAACTGCCGCAGCCGGTGCAATTGGAATGCCGTGAAGCGAAGTTCGACCAATTGCTGGCCGACCTGGCCGTGCATCGCTTCGACGTGCTGCTCAGCGACGCACCCATTGGCTTAGGCGTACGGGTCAAGGCGTTCGAACACATCCTCGGCGATAGCGCCGTGGCCTTTTGCGCGGCGCGACCGTTGGCGCGCCGGCTACGCGGCAAGTTCCCACACTCGCTTCATCAGGCCCCGCTGCTGCTCCCCACCGAGAATACGCAACTCCGCCGCTCGATTGACGCCTGGCTCGAGGCGCGCCAACTCGTACCGCACATCTTGGGACAATTCGAAGATAGCGCCCTGTTGAAAGAATTCGGCCTGGCCGGCGTGGGCGCTTTTCCCGTGCCGTCGGTGGTGGTCGACGACGTCCGCCGGCAGTATCGCGTCGAGATCGTGGGCCAGGTGCCGGAAATCCGCTCGCGGTTTTATGCCATCACCACGCAACGGCGGGTCCAACATCCGGCCGTCCTGGCGCTGCTCGAGGCGGCAAGGAACGGATTCCTCGGCTCGACGGCCAACCGGTCGCACAGTGCATCTGGCGAACGCTGA
- a CDS encoding ATP-binding cassette domain-containing protein, whose product MHSDEFVADSPGEPLGVLEVEAVPAARVAALAGMVDQAAQRLGLLLDSVMNHRSSRAALEQAAGDWPQAWSAAFATAASARGMRAVELSLTPAEFDRCLAGRELLVTWRPVPGEPGPHADGEWLLVVGRKRNELLAVDSQGRELTVRISDLYPQSGRLEPRTVWCIVAPEYAVGEAPESGWPAQAAVQSLDPHGPGSIGPLRRLIQLLRRDRADLWTVVIFAVAVGLLSLAVPIAAELLFSSVIFGNLLQPVLYLTLLLGGALVFSSTLQALQIYVVELMQRRLFVRVAADLTVRLRRVDPAVWDEHHGPELVNRFFDILTVQKVGASLLLDALSLVIVALVSMVVLAFYHPFLLGFDLLLMAAIAAALFVLGRGAVDSAIAESRSKYAVVGWLEDLTRHLLLFKLAGGGEFAWRRSESLIKEYLANRQSHFRILFRQIGFSLGLQAVATTALLGIGAWLVIERTLTLGQLVAAQLLLSNIVAAFAKLGKHIEGYYDLMAATVKVGHLLDLPLEPSGGSQTLMVPAPARLELRRLSFSFAPRSRLLDRINLVLEPGQSVALIGREGSGKSALVDLIHSLRRPSSGVILLDGEDVREYSLEALRRQIVTVRQAELFDGTIAENVTLDRPEVSRRDLHEAIQAAGLLEDIGKLPDGLRTRITAGGTPLSDSQALRLTLARALAGRPRLLILDETLDRLSRPARQRLLDYLLRPQRPWTLLIVTNLEDVADRCDRIEQLDALGGHDDA is encoded by the coding sequence ATGCATAGCGATGAATTCGTAGCGGACAGCCCCGGCGAGCCGCTCGGCGTCCTCGAGGTCGAAGCCGTGCCTGCCGCACGCGTCGCGGCGCTGGCCGGCATGGTCGATCAAGCGGCGCAGCGCTTGGGCCTGCTGTTGGATTCGGTGATGAACCACCGGTCGTCGCGTGCTGCGCTCGAACAGGCCGCCGGCGATTGGCCGCAGGCATGGAGCGCGGCGTTTGCGACCGCGGCCTCGGCACGCGGTATGCGGGCCGTCGAGTTGTCGCTGACGCCCGCCGAATTTGATCGCTGCCTCGCCGGACGCGAACTGTTGGTGACTTGGCGCCCCGTGCCAGGCGAACCTGGCCCCCACGCAGACGGCGAGTGGTTGCTCGTCGTGGGCCGCAAGCGCAACGAACTATTGGCCGTCGATTCGCAGGGGCGCGAGCTCACAGTCCGAATCTCCGATCTGTATCCCCAATCCGGGCGGTTGGAGCCGCGCACCGTCTGGTGCATCGTGGCGCCCGAGTATGCCGTCGGCGAAGCTCCGGAATCCGGCTGGCCCGCGCAGGCCGCGGTGCAGTCCTTGGACCCTCACGGTCCTGGTTCGATCGGGCCGCTGCGCCGATTGATCCAGTTGCTGCGCCGCGATCGGGCCGACCTGTGGACGGTGGTCATCTTTGCCGTCGCCGTCGGTCTGCTGAGCCTGGCGGTGCCGATCGCCGCCGAGTTGCTGTTCAGCTCGGTCATCTTTGGCAACTTGTTGCAGCCGGTGCTCTATCTGACCTTGCTGCTCGGCGGGGCGCTCGTGTTTTCTTCGACGCTCCAGGCGCTGCAAATCTACGTCGTCGAGTTGATGCAGCGGCGGCTCTTCGTTCGTGTGGCGGCAGATCTCACGGTGCGCTTGCGCCGCGTCGATCCCGCGGTTTGGGACGAACATCATGGTCCCGAGCTGGTCAATCGCTTTTTCGACATCCTGACCGTGCAGAAGGTCGGCGCATCGCTGCTGCTGGACGCCCTGAGCCTGGTCATCGTGGCGCTGGTCAGCATGGTGGTGCTGGCGTTTTATCATCCCTTCCTGCTGGGCTTCGATCTGTTGCTGATGGCGGCGATTGCGGCCGCCCTGTTCGTGCTGGGCCGCGGCGCGGTCGATTCGGCAATCGCCGAGTCGCGATCGAAATATGCCGTGGTCGGCTGGCTCGAGGATCTGACCCGGCATTTGTTGCTGTTCAAGCTGGCCGGCGGCGGCGAGTTTGCCTGGCGCCGCTCGGAGAGCCTGATCAAGGAATACCTGGCCAATCGCCAGTCGCACTTCCGCATCCTGTTTCGACAGATTGGGTTTTCGCTCGGCCTGCAAGCCGTCGCCACGACGGCCTTGTTGGGAATCGGGGCGTGGCTGGTCATCGAGCGCACGCTCACCTTGGGGCAACTCGTGGCGGCCCAGTTACTGCTGTCGAACATCGTGGCGGCCTTTGCCAAGCTCGGCAAACACATCGAAGGCTACTACGACCTGATGGCCGCCACGGTCAAGGTGGGTCACCTGCTCGACCTGCCGTTGGAACCGTCGGGTGGAAGCCAGACGCTCATGGTCCCTGCCCCTGCGCGACTCGAGCTGCGGCGGCTGTCGTTTTCGTTTGCGCCGCGGAGCCGCTTGTTGGATCGCATCAACCTGGTTCTGGAACCGGGCCAGAGTGTGGCCCTGATCGGTCGGGAAGGCAGCGGCAAGAGTGCCCTGGTCGACCTGATTCACAGTCTGCGCCGACCCAGCTCGGGCGTGATCTTGCTCGATGGCGAGGACGTGCGCGAATACTCGCTGGAAGCCCTGCGCCGGCAGATCGTCACGGTGCGCCAGGCCGAACTGTTCGACGGCACAATCGCAGAAAACGTAACGCTCGATCGGCCCGAGGTGTCGCGGCGCGACCTGCACGAAGCCATCCAGGCGGCCGGCCTGTTGGAAGATATCGGCAAGCTGCCCGATGGCCTGCGGACGCGCATCACGGCGGGCGGGACCCCGTTGTCGGATTCCCAAGCACTGCGGCTGACGCTGGCCCGGGCCTTGGCGGGCCGGCCGAGGCTGTTGATCCTCGATGAGACGCTCGATCGCTTGTCCCGTCCGGCGCGGCAACGGTTGCTCGACTATCTGCTGCGGCCGCAGCGCCCCTGGACATTGTTGATCGTGACCAATCTGGAAGACGTGGCCGACCGCTGCGACCGGATCGAGCAGCTCGACGCGCTGGGAGGCCACGACGATGCCTAA